CATGCGGCACAATCGAAGTTAAacgttagaaaaaaatataaagatgacTTTGAGCACTGTAACAGTAATtgagtaatattataaaaaaattctacattTCTAACAATTCTTATGGCAGAAATGTTAGCAACAATTTTCACGTGTCAGATGACGTTCAAGTATTAAGTAAGCAGACATAAAAGAAAGGAAAGTTTCGATGATTTCTTAACTTGTTGAGAATGAATATTAAAgtaagaaaaatacaaaataatggaagtttcgaaagtttttattattggttataaaaaatttttaatgatccGAGAATGACGTATACTTGCATTGCTAAGAAGaaaatgtatagttttttaaaGACGTCGAAGAATAAAAATGCATaagatttaaaaagtttttcgattattttttaaatatgaaagctTATTCGCTGTGCACTTAGAACTGTGCAATAGCAGTACATCAGATGGCAAAAATGCTATTCAATTCGAGAAATTATAGAATTCAAACACAATAATATAGTCCAGGAGCCGCTAACACTGCAAGTCTCGTCATAgcggaatcaaaaaatttttattaaaataaatagaacatAAGTATAGGAATAAACTAGGCTCGGTATGCGTGGATTCCTATTACCgaaacaatgtaaaaaaaaagtttccggCATGATGGAGAAATTTTAGACCTCATCACACACTTCAAATAGGTATGCCAGACCCTTCCGGAAAGAAAAAGTGTTTtgcgtgatttttttctaaaagccaataaaatttactgtcgaatacattaaaaaaaattaatatccgcAATGacggtaaaatattttttcatttttttacattgtttcGGCAGTAGGAATCCACGCATACCGAGCTTAATTTAttcctatatttatttaaataaaaattttttgattccatATGACGGGACTTTCAGTGTTACCGGTTCTCCGACTAATATACTAAACTAATATGTTTAAGGTAGTTGCATCATTTAagcaaaatcttaagaaatattcaaaacttttaatatcagcaatattatatttagaattattaaaaataaaaaataaaattattcatcgtTTAGTGtccctaaaatattaaattaaatattacatttgagtattatttttaatggaagggtgtatgtgtatgtgtacagtaaacaataaaaacttaGTTGTATGCAGTGTAGTTGTACAGCTAAGTATATACTTATAGAATGGgtaataagccaataattttatactggATTGTAGGGAAAGAGCtaccttaataataatacaaaagggAATTTGTCTAATCGATACAATATCTGAAGGGGATAATATAGTTAATTTGGCATGAAAAATTTGACCATTCGAATGGGGAATCGAAAATGAAAGGTATTCACTCACTTTTTTGACAGCTATTGAGGTactaaatcttttaaattacaataaacgTACTAAATTCTCACTTAGCAAGAAATGCAGAGTTTTTtccacattttgaaaaaatcactcctaaatgttttgtttgcaaattgtggaaaaaaaattcttacgtTTTATCATTTGAGAGAGCGGGTTCTCGATTTATACTAAGGACgatctaaaaaattaacatcaaaaATTTGCTTACGTTATACTTGAATtcctctttaatattttttttgaaattatttatttttttgctaagTTACTAGGGTGTATCTCCGTTACCCACTTCTAGTTTATTATTTGATGTTTCTTTGAGATCGAAAGAATTCGTTAAAGAATCATCACCATGCGATTTATCATCATccttgcaaaaaatattttctactttattaatttcatagttaatatttgttatttgagACTGGCTTGTGCTATTAATTAATTCTGTTTGGCATGCAATATTTTCTGTCTTTGTAAGGCTGGTTCCACAGTCATCATGTTTATTGTCCGTTTTATTGTCTTTGATTTCTACTCTTTCAGCGTGTTCATCATGATCAGGTTTACGTAGTTCAATTTCTAATCTTTTAACTTGTAtaccattaaaatttacttctaaTTTGGGGCTTTCGTGTTGCGTTTGTATGTTATCACCATCATCAAAATTTATCGGTTCTATGCGAACTGGTCGTTGAATTTGGACATTAGCATTCCCTTCCAATGGGAgtctttgattttgaatttgcatGTCAGCACCAGCGTCCacatttttttgttctaaaagaGCTTGTTGTGGAATTTGTTGTAAGTATTCTCTATGGTCTCTATCTCCATCTCTTCTTCTTGAAGAATTACCAAGTtccatattaaatatatgtaaaatgcTTAGTCTTAAACGAGTTCCAGATAATATAATTACCATAAGCACAATCATAAGAAGGACAAAGAGTAATAAAAACGGCaaagataaataattgaatGGAAATGGTAGACTTTctgaaaataagataataaaaaattataaatttgtagcACAATACATTTTTTGAGTACAAAATAATCACTATTAATCGacgaaataaaaccgaaaaatcaGTCTAACCAAGGAATTGGTTTCTCGTAAGTTGATTTTTATGGAATCCGgtgaaaaatgtttgtctgagtgtactcaacaaaGACATATATATGCGTACTTGCGCTTTTTCGATTTACCCCAGAGGGTGGGATAGAACTACTCTACTTCCGGGCAACACATTctgtttatttaacatttaaaaaaaaactattggatttcATATTATGGACACTTCTCAGCATTTTTTTATTCCTGAATTTTTTTACCTAACGTCAACATTCTCGAggtataagcatttgaaaaacaaaaaatgtgaatGAGATGTGTTTTGTGGTTCcggacaaaaatttaatttgaaagcaattagaaattatattttggactCATGACAATTTTCACTAACACTCGCCTTTTTCGACATATAAGCGTTCAAATAAAAAGTACGGATTTTTGCCGAAAATTCTtcattgacgaaaataaagattattttgtggtccTGATAAATTTGATGTGAAAACTATAtgactttatattttggacaattctaCACACTTTTTAACTCACAATTTTTATCTTTCCTCACCGTTTACGATATATAAGCCTTTAAAAAAAgtgccaaaaaatttttactgacgaaaataaagattattttgcgGTTCTGgtcaatttgatttgaaaaccatAAGATATAATACTTTGGACTATTTTAAACACTCTCTGactcttgaaattttttagcttATCTCACCGTTTTCCATATataagcgtttaaaaaaaacgCGTATATAACCCTCAATTTCAGctatacataaacaaaattttaataaaaatacttttaagggacaagcttttattgtactaaaaagtagaaaataattttatctatgagtcactcatacccgactatttgtaagaGCTTGAGtagtcccttaaaaagtattagcttttcccttaaaaagtattttttattaaaatttttaatttaagactaaaaacatgtatatatatcaaatatggtggaagcgggGGGTAAATgagacttgcaagatttgattacagacagacaacgggataggtgaaactaaataaaggcttgcaataaaaatatatatttgttaatattatatttttttaaacgattaaatatattgaaaacggtgaggtaagtttataaatttcaagAGTCAAAAAGTGTTTAGAATAGTTCAAAATGTATTATCATATGGTTTtcgaatcaaatttttgatcagaacCACGAAATAATCTTGATTTTcgtcaataacaaattttcggaaaaaaccCCTATCTTTTTTTCAAACGCGTATATATCGAAAACTGTGATGTAAGGTAAAAAATGTCACAAGTTAAAAAGCGAGtagaattgtccaaaatataaagtcaTATAGTTTtcacattaaatatatttttagaaaaaaactacAATTAATATTACTTGTAGGACGCCAAACTTTAGCTAAACTGTAATTTTTGCTCAAAATGATACATTTTCAGTAACATTTCAACTTTCAACAAACAAGATATTAATCAAAACAAAGGCATAATCACAATACGAAATATGTCTATGTCGAACTTCCCAGTGAATCAACTTTTACTAATTCATAGCAGGCATAGTTAACTCTTTCTAGGAGTGAGTGTGTGCTTATTTTGAATCAAATGTTACTGACGTTTTAAGTAAGAGTTTACATTGCCTAGCAAGAGTCAACTCTTACTAACAATCAACTTTTTGTGCAACATatacattgaataaaatttaccaaattataACTATAAGCATATACATACACAGATAAAGTCGTGGGTTGCTGCTAGTGTTTAATAAATGTAAGTTCGAATCACGTATTGTAATTtggtttaaagttttaaaaatagatatctaattaaaaaggaaaatatttaagTCTTTAATGttcttaataacaaataatcttACCATgcattttagtgataaattctaccattgtattaataaaatggCCTAGCAAATGCGATATACTTTGACCAAACATTTCGGAGAAAACTTTTTGTGGTGTTATTGATAAGCTGGCCCGTTTGTTATGTGCACGTACAAATTTCAAACAATCTACCGATGTTTTAGATGAGAACCATCTTTGAAACCATGTCATTTCAGCAGCATTACATTCGGGTGGTATTGGATATTGCATTCGTTCcgacattaattttatttcctcctcctttgaaatattaattaaaaaacttttaataataaactttttaggGTGAAATGACCCTGCGGAAATCATGCCCAGAAAGAtcctcctatatgtaaaagtaagtttaagtactatggcgtcagttttgcgcggtacatgTGAATATGAATGTCATATCCTTTGGTGCCTAACCCCTGTATCAGCAAATATGCACAGATAGATAAGATAAGCAAACTAATGCTTTATAAAGATGCATTTGGGATTTCACTACTTtatatttcttctttattttgaactatataattcgaaaatttatacTTAAGACCATTTTCTTTACATCTAGCTAGAATTATCGTAAGTGTATACTCACATTAGATGTTTTGAGgcgcaatatttaaaattagtatgAAAATTCTAGttaaaattatctgaaaaaaCAACTTCATAATACATGAAAAGgccaatatttaaatttattactatgatattataacataattgtgttgattttatgctatttttatttcctgtgtatatgaaattttataacgcttagaaatattgacgataccaacaaaattttgatataggtgttcataaaatcatctttttcaaatcaaaagttttttgcatttaaattgcaatatttaaaaaaatatatatatccgaaactgctagaactttttgagaatgttgccagtacctaaattaagtaaattaaaaagcaGTCAGCATTAATTTCAGTCCCCggggtaaattcatcagtttttgtgctgaatataaCGTAAACAGAAAGGtacgaaaaactttatttttatgataactccgtcaattttcattcaaatgatttgaaattttcccattttaatggtttttcatagtactttaaaaagtgaacCATCTTTCctcaaaaaacttcaaatttgtcAGTTATTTGACGTTTAATACTCCAAATTTCAATCGCCAACAACTCGataagtattgacttttcgaaatatacttacaaaattttttttttgcttcgaaTTCATCCTTCTATCGATTTCCGTtatcatttttaacattaactTTTTCACCCCCAAGAAGGGATCTCCCCTACCCCCTGGGtaagatcgcacaaatttttgtttttaacttttttaagtaagctttagacaatgcagtcgaacagtttttataaagattcattgactataCTTGGATTCCGAGGTAAAAATCTAACGGCTCTCCACTATTTAGCgaaatagtattttatatgtatctctatgatGATATCGGAAAATGACGTCACTTACCTAAACTAccttcttctttgtttaattagggattttaaacgttcatattttgcgtacttctaaagattttaaagaaatgataaaaaaatttagttaacaaGCCTATTCTAGCTATATGTCAAGAAAATGGTGCTAGGTATTGATTTTCGAAGTATACAGttcaaaataaagaagaaatattaagtagcgaaaaaaattctaccaaaaaaattaacatatccgCTATGTTGGCTACTTTAACCTCAGAGTTAAAACTGGAAATAATAACGTAGTTTTCATACATTTGGAACAGCTTAATCAgttattaaaattgtgaaaatggcGTCCATTTGAAAACTATaaccgaaaaataataattgttcaaCATTTTAAATGGCTAtcattttttcacaatttgaaTTCCAGTTTTGATTCTAACGCCTTTTGTTTGAGGttttttgtaatgaattttCGTAAAgaataatgaaattgaaaaattgtattacctCAACAAGATCATGCCAAGTCCATCCAAATCCAATAATCAAAaacacaaacataaataaaccaATCGCtcgtaatatcgaaaattgtataTGAATTAATCGATACGTCATGTAAACAACCGCAGTTAcagcaattataataatattttgtgtagttgaaaataattttaaataatgcgtccaattttcatttatattatcgTAAATAGAAGCACTTTGCGCTTCATATAAAATATCTGATATCAGGTCATCAACTTGACGTAGCGTATCATAATTTAATTCTTTCGATTTTCCATaatcttttaatatttgtaattgttCTTCCATAATTTCAGTATTCAATTTAAGTACATATTTATCACCATTTACTTGTAAAGAGTTGATCAAACTGTTAACCAAACGTTTGTGATAAGCATGTAGGTTTAAAACGTCATCTTCATAGTGCTTACAATCTTTGTTATCACATTCACAATCAATACGTTGCATTTCCAAACAGTTTTCTTGATCTTCTTGTTGCCTATATGATGAATATCGACCtcgttcatatttttttatatttgaagggTCTACATAACCACTTGGAACTTTGGCATAAATTAGATTTAAAgtgcatattataaatatgataaaaatgataaaaatcaatttctaaaaattataaaaacaatatcataaattttatcttgataACATAATAGTCCCGGCAAAATTCGTCATTGATCATGActaattttcgcatggaaatTTTTGCATCTCGTTGAAAACATGCTCCTGAACCTAAAAGTATAGGTTGTCGGAGGGTAACCCggtataatattgtttaaactattttttaaacaaatgagtaatattgaccgaatcATTTCGAAGGacatttttcgaacttttctgttaatttgactttatttccaGTTGATTCGTGAAAATCTTAAATCCCATCTTTcgagcatgtatagaacagaaaatcgttattttgtgTGATTTTTCGGGCGCtctcttaaaattaataatcaagcacttaaaattctgttaaatgttcaaatgaaagttttatacatattaaaaatttgattttttcatgaaaatcgtataaatcgcatttttcaaatattacgaattttttactcgaaaattggagggtttagagaaaaaagtcaagaacattttttgttacttttgaccccaattatataataaaatttttctcgaaatgACTCCGTCAATAATACTCgtttgcttaaaaaaaattagtttaaacaatatcgtACCGGATTACTCACCAGCAACCTGCACTTTTAGGTTCAGGAGCATGTTTTCAACGAGATCATGCTCAATGACGAATTTCGTCGGGATCATAATGTTTTCCAGGGCTTAGATATATAAACAGATGAAACCGCTGAATAAACACTGGTGGCATATCATAAGGCACTACATTTTTTACAGATTGACATTAGGAGAccacataaaaaatgtatttttgttgactttgagatgagacatatttcttgaaataataattgtatattaagaaattttatttaaaaaatatatttaaagaacaTACCTGAAATACATTGAAATTAGTTTAGGCATACTTATTACAAtaacaaaagaatttttcattGTTATGAGAAATGTTTTTAACTGTATGTTTTaaactctaacggtttacaagatgggtcctacggaccataGACTATTAAGTTACATAGACTGAGCGTCAAACGATTGTAAGCGTGCCAATATCTGAGGCAATTGCTTAGGTTCAAAACAAAGTGTTGCTGTCATACTTGTCATTGTAGactcgtaagaaaaaatgtaaagtgatacgcgataaatattctatatttctgttatgaaaatttgacattcattgtaattttttttggataaatgtccttttattcttttgataaatgtccctagctGACCCAAGCAATAGGGAATATCcatggatttttttatatttttaattcattgtttacataaaaactCTTATTACTACATATATGATAATGGAAAACAGTATAAAATCCAATCTGTATAGTCAGTAAAACAATCAACACTATAGAGAGTATTGGATGAGACATTAAGTTATAATTACGAAATCTGTGTAAAAACTAATGATGAATTGAtgataatcaaattatttacttgGTTGGCACGTATACTCAGTGTCACAAACAAATTCGACTTGATTGTTAACTATgttgtcagccaagttaattgTGTGTGGGGCGCAGATTGCATTTGATCGTGAAATTTCAGAGAAAGTTTTATGGCGATAGTAGCTTCTATCCTTCTGAAAATAACTTTCCATAAAGGATAGCcgtcaatttgaattttctgaGCGAAGTCAATCAATTATCTTGTAAATATAacga
This genomic interval from Chrysoperla carnea chromosome 1, inChrCarn1.1, whole genome shotgun sequence contains the following:
- the LOC123300623 gene encoding uncharacterized protein LOC123300623 encodes the protein MKLIFIIFIIFIICTLNLIYAKVPSGYVDPSNIKKYERGRYSSYRQQEDQENCLEMQRIDCECDNKDCKHYEDDVLNLHAYHKRLVNSLINSLQVNGDKYVLKLNTEIMEEQLQILKDYGKSKELNYDTLRQVDDLISDILYEAQSASIYDNINENWTHYLKLFSTTQNIIIIAVTAVVYMTYRLIHIQFSILRAIGLFMFVFLIIGFGWTWHDLVEEEEIKLMSERMQYPIPPECNAAEMTWFQRWFSSKTSVDCLKFVRAHNKRASLSITPQKVFSEMFGQSISHLLGHFINTMVEFITKMHESLPFPFNYLSLPFLLLFVLLMIVLMVIILSGTRLRLSILHIFNMELGNSSRRRDGDRDHREYLQQIPQQALLEQKNVDAGADMQIQNQRLPLEGNANVQIQRPVRIEPINFDDGDNIQTQHESPKLEVNFNGIQVKRLEIELRKPDHDEHAERVEIKDNKTDNKHDDCGTSLTKTENIACQTELINSTSQSQITNINYEINKVENIFCKDDDKSHGDDSLTNSFDLKETSNNKLEVGNGDTP